A section of the Mesorhizobium loti genome encodes:
- a CDS encoding helix-turn-helix domain-containing protein, with translation MGIREVFARNLRRLREKKKLSQEALAHEAGVDRTYISALERSVYAATIDMVEKLAIVLEVEPATLLDPRSE, from the coding sequence ATGGGAATCCGAGAGGTCTTTGCCCGCAATCTGCGTAGGCTTCGCGAGAAAAAGAAGCTGTCGCAGGAGGCGCTGGCGCATGAAGCTGGTGTTGATCGCACCTACATCAGCGCTCTTGAGCGCAGTGTATATGCTGCTACCATCGACATGGTCGAGAAGCTCGCTATAGTGCTGGAGGTTGAGCCGGCAACGCTGCTCGATCCGCGATCTGAATAG
- a CDS encoding helix-turn-helix domain-containing protein — protein MDLKEVMAINMRRLRHDQDLTQEELAARAELSMRYVGSIERARVSASVSVLGQLAKALDVDPCELIRPQ, from the coding sequence ATGGACCTCAAGGAGGTCATGGCGATCAACATGCGTCGTTTGCGCCATGATCAGGACCTGACGCAGGAAGAATTGGCTGCCCGCGCAGAGCTGAGCATGCGCTATGTGGGCTCGATCGAGCGTGCTCGGGTTTCCGCAAGCGTTAGTGTGCTTGGCCAACTCGCAAAAGCGCTTGACGTTGATCCTTGTGAGTTGATCAGGCCTCAGTGA
- a CDS encoding DNA -binding domain-containing protein gives MKPKVQDEVPWSDRLTAYDNEHFTVYMRLLDASADDASDDEMAQLVLGIDPMREPERARMAVRSHLDRANWMVTTGYKELFAR, from the coding sequence ATGAAACCCAAAGTCCAAGACGAAGTCCCGTGGTCGGACCGCCTGACCGCCTACGACAATGAGCATTTCACGGTCTATATGAGGCTCCTGGATGCGTCCGCCGACGATGCCAGCGATGACGAGATGGCGCAGCTCGTCCTCGGCATCGATCCGATGCGAGAACCGGAGCGCGCCCGAATGGCGGTTCGCAGCCATCTCGATCGGGCAAACTGGATGGTTACGACTGGATACAAAGAACTGTTCGCGCGCTGA
- a CDS encoding DUF2285 domain-containing protein — MSPETLSFDLAALPCRAAIVITADGRQHVVLRNAHRDLQLVVEGAEVLRPVRLSVDAIWPADRTRQHLNALECLNALHATGQLPERLFRPEARASRLRFVLQALDGSLAGASHRQIATALLGRQRVQADWTDPRNHLRDRIRRAVRRGHMLMDRGYRDFLA; from the coding sequence TTGTCGCCCGAAACGCTTTCGTTTGATCTCGCAGCATTGCCATGTCGGGCGGCAATCGTGATCACTGCGGACGGTCGCCAGCACGTCGTGTTGCGAAATGCTCACCGGGATCTGCAGCTTGTCGTGGAGGGCGCTGAGGTCTTGCGCCCCGTTCGGCTTTCCGTCGACGCGATCTGGCCCGCCGATCGGACGAGGCAGCACCTGAATGCGCTCGAATGCCTCAATGCTCTTCACGCGACTGGACAACTTCCCGAAAGGCTGTTTCGGCCCGAAGCGCGGGCCAGCCGTCTGCGCTTTGTCCTCCAGGCACTCGACGGCTCGCTAGCCGGGGCATCGCACCGCCAAATCGCAACGGCCCTGTTGGGCCGACAACGCGTCCAGGCCGACTGGACGGATCCGCGCAACCACCTTCGCGATCGCATCCGCCGTGCCGTCCGGCGCGGTCACATGCTGATGGATCGTGGCTATCGGGATTTTCTCGCCTAA